From Amycolatopsis sp. cg9, one genomic window encodes:
- a CDS encoding ankyrin repeat domain-containing protein, with amino-acid sequence MGVLPAKPSLDQLRKRAKELARAEAVKLSEAQFRIAREHGFPSWPKLQAYVRRVTEHGETLQHPYHQDVEYYAERALGLLASAEDETPGAREPFERRGQPLTRDGARVVVAREHGFVSWKALRAHIKSLVDSGEPFARAYRAVEARDAGQLEALLDEFPGLVTARGTNGNDLLGMAGATCDERLSRVLLAHGADPARGNVHGWTPLHQAAYRNLPLLLDLLLAAGAPVDVAARGDGGTPLVVALFWGHREAAETLAAHSRAPGNLRVAAGLGDGALLDELLTSGRGGAHRGFYRPHSGFPAWHPSGDPAEARDEALAWAARNDRTEALRTLVSRGADVDADVYRGTALAWAAAQGRLAAVRTLLDLGAAVNHPGTFGGPGHGEGVTALHLAAQSGHLEVIDALLEAGADRGARDANFGSTPETWAEVCGQPAARELLR; translated from the coding sequence ATGGGCGTGCTGCCCGCCAAACCCAGCCTGGACCAGCTGCGCAAACGCGCGAAGGAACTCGCGCGCGCCGAAGCCGTGAAGCTGTCCGAAGCGCAGTTCCGCATCGCCCGGGAGCACGGGTTCCCGAGCTGGCCGAAGCTGCAGGCCTACGTCCGGCGCGTCACCGAGCACGGCGAAACCCTGCAGCACCCGTACCACCAGGACGTCGAGTACTACGCCGAGCGCGCGCTCGGGCTGCTCGCCTCCGCCGAGGACGAAACACCCGGCGCACGCGAGCCGTTCGAGCGCCGGGGCCAGCCGCTCACCCGTGACGGCGCCCGCGTGGTGGTGGCCCGCGAGCACGGATTCGTTTCCTGGAAAGCACTTCGCGCGCACATCAAGTCCCTTGTGGACAGCGGTGAACCGTTCGCCCGCGCGTACCGGGCGGTCGAGGCCCGGGACGCCGGGCAGCTCGAAGCGCTCCTGGACGAGTTCCCCGGGCTGGTCACCGCCCGCGGCACCAACGGCAACGACCTGCTCGGCATGGCCGGCGCGACCTGCGACGAGCGGCTCAGCCGCGTCCTGCTCGCCCACGGCGCCGACCCCGCCCGCGGCAACGTCCACGGCTGGACCCCCCTGCACCAGGCCGCGTACCGCAACCTGCCGCTGCTGCTCGACCTGCTCCTCGCCGCGGGCGCCCCGGTCGACGTCGCCGCCCGGGGTGACGGCGGCACGCCCCTGGTCGTCGCCCTCTTCTGGGGGCACCGCGAAGCCGCGGAAACCCTGGCCGCGCACAGCCGGGCGCCGGGCAACCTGCGGGTCGCGGCCGGGCTCGGCGACGGCGCCCTCCTCGACGAGCTCCTGACGTCGGGCCGCGGCGGCGCCCACCGCGGTTTTTACCGGCCCCACAGCGGTTTCCCGGCCTGGCACCCGAGCGGCGACCCGGCCGAAGCCCGCGACGAAGCCCTCGCCTGGGCCGCCCGCAACGACCGCACCGAGGCCCTGCGCACCCTGGTTTCGCGCGGCGCCGACGTGGACGCCGACGTCTACCGCGGCACGGCGCTGGCGTGGGCGGCGGCGCAGGGCAGGCTCGCCGCCGTCCGGACGCTCCTCGACCTCGGCGCCGCCGTGAACCACCCGGGCACGTTCGGCGGGCCGGGGCACGGCGAAGGCGTCACGGCCCTGCACCTGGCCGCGCAGTCCGGGCACCTCGAGGTCATCGACGCCCTCCTCGAAGCCGGCGCCGACCGCGGGGCGCGGGACGCGAACTTCGGCAGCACTCCCGAGACGTGGGCGGAGGTGTGCGGGCAGCCCGCGGCCCGTGAGCTGCTTCGCTAG
- a CDS encoding TIGR03620 family F420-dependent LLM class oxidoreductase: MSVGIWRFFDGAPIGELRETAAEVEELGFDAIWFGEYAGREAFTQAALLLAATAKLTVATGVARFDQRSPLAAEGAVRALGEAYPGRFIAGLGGHRPGARPLTALREYLDGMDAAELPGLPRPSPRPRRLLAALGPKLLDLAAERADGAHPYFVPPEHTAMARERLGPGKYLAVEQAVVLDAAPEAAREHAGLYVRQAPHHRTNLRRLGFTDDDLAGGGSDRLVDAVVVTGEQRIADRIRAHLDAGADHVCVQVLARTKDSYRRLADLLP; this comes from the coding sequence ATGAGCGTCGGGATCTGGCGGTTCTTCGACGGCGCCCCGATCGGCGAACTCCGCGAAACGGCCGCGGAAGTGGAAGAACTCGGCTTCGACGCGATCTGGTTCGGCGAGTACGCCGGGCGGGAGGCGTTCACCCAAGCCGCCCTGCTGCTCGCGGCGACGGCGAAGCTGACCGTCGCCACCGGGGTCGCGCGGTTCGACCAGCGGTCACCCCTCGCCGCGGAGGGCGCCGTCCGGGCTTTGGGCGAGGCCTACCCGGGCCGGTTCATCGCCGGGCTCGGCGGGCACCGGCCCGGCGCCCGCCCGCTGACGGCGTTGCGCGAGTATCTGGACGGGATGGACGCGGCCGAGCTGCCGGGCCTGCCCCGGCCGTCGCCCCGCCCGCGCCGGCTGCTCGCCGCGCTGGGCCCGAAGCTGCTGGACCTGGCGGCCGAACGCGCCGACGGGGCCCACCCGTACTTCGTCCCGCCGGAGCACACGGCGATGGCGCGCGAACGGCTCGGCCCGGGCAAGTACCTCGCCGTCGAGCAGGCGGTGGTGCTCGACGCGGCCCCGGAGGCGGCGCGGGAGCACGCCGGGCTCTACGTGCGGCAGGCACCGCACCACCGGACGAACCTGCGCCGCCTCGGCTTCACCGACGACGACCTCGCCGGCGGCGGCAGCGACCGCCTGGTCGACGCCGTCGTCGTCACCGGCGAACAGCGGATCGCCGACCGGATCCGCGCGCACCTCGACGCGGGCGCCGACCACGTCTGCGTCCAGGTCCTCGCCCGGACGAAGGACTCCTACCGCCGCTTGGCGGACCTGCTGCCCTGA
- a CDS encoding TIGR03620 family F420-dependent LLM class oxidoreductase: MTLIEDTRARLGAVGAWLPSAPLAPPPDVERAATRRLAEAGYGSVWSGEGPGGRELFAAFGDLLASVPDVVLGAGIANTWARPGRTAEKGGATLAHAHPGRFVLGVGIGHAFQAAKYGEEYRPLDRMRAYLSEMDAVAAENPAPVAFPRVLAAVGPKMLELARDHADGAHPFAQPVSHTPYAREILGPDKLLVPHQTVLLGSREDARASVRRSVAQSREFQVKAYLAGWKRLGYTEADIDGPSDRFVDDLVLWGDAATIAKRVREVLDAGADHVLLTPSAATFESTVDILVELAPAVLR, from the coding sequence ATGACCCTGATCGAAGACACGCGGGCCCGGCTCGGCGCGGTCGGCGCCTGGTTGCCGAGCGCCCCGCTGGCCCCGCCCCCGGACGTCGAACGCGCGGCGACGCGGCGGCTCGCCGAAGCCGGCTACGGCTCGGTCTGGAGCGGCGAGGGCCCCGGCGGCCGCGAACTGTTCGCGGCCTTCGGCGACCTGCTCGCCTCGGTGCCGGACGTCGTGCTCGGCGCCGGCATCGCCAACACCTGGGCGCGTCCGGGGCGGACCGCCGAAAAGGGCGGGGCGACCCTCGCCCACGCGCACCCGGGCCGGTTCGTGCTCGGCGTCGGCATCGGCCACGCGTTCCAGGCGGCGAAGTACGGCGAGGAGTACCGGCCACTGGACCGGATGCGGGCCTATCTGTCCGAAATGGACGCGGTCGCGGCGGAAAACCCGGCCCCGGTGGCGTTCCCGCGCGTGCTGGCCGCGGTCGGGCCGAAGATGCTGGAGCTGGCGCGCGACCACGCCGACGGCGCGCACCCGTTCGCCCAGCCGGTCTCGCACACGCCGTACGCGCGCGAAATCCTCGGGCCGGACAAGCTGCTCGTCCCCCACCAGACCGTCCTGCTCGGCAGCCGCGAGGACGCCCGGGCGAGTGTCCGGCGCAGCGTGGCGCAGTCACGGGAGTTCCAGGTGAAGGCCTACCTCGCGGGCTGGAAACGGCTCGGCTACACCGAAGCGGACATCGACGGCCCGAGCGACCGGTTCGTCGACGACCTCGTCCTCTGGGGCGACGCCGCGACCATCGCGAAACGCGTGCGGGAAGTGCTCGACGCGGGCGCGGACCACGTCCTGCTGACGCCGTCCGCGGCCACCTTCGAGTCCACTGTGGACATACTCGTCGAGCTGGCCCCGGCGGTGCTCCGATGA
- a CDS encoding TetR/AcrR family transcriptional regulator, which produces MTDVKPMRADARRNYERLLREAQRAFAEHGVEASLEDIARRAGVGIGTLYRHFPTREALLETLLRARFDGQADRARELLTHPEPLNALQTWLAGLGDATGTYRGLVELTADALSDESSRLYASCHAMRDAGSQLVERAKEAGELRADVTTHELLLLLHAASWAGGHLPGEGGMQRLLALVFEGLRAS; this is translated from the coding sequence ATGACCGACGTGAAACCGATGCGCGCGGACGCCCGCCGCAACTACGAGCGCCTTCTCCGGGAGGCCCAGCGCGCCTTCGCCGAACACGGCGTCGAGGCGTCCCTCGAAGACATCGCGCGCCGCGCCGGGGTCGGCATCGGCACGCTCTACCGGCACTTCCCGACCCGGGAAGCGCTGCTCGAGACCCTCCTGAGGGCTCGGTTCGACGGCCAGGCCGATCGAGCACGCGAACTGCTGACCCATCCCGAACCGCTGAACGCGCTGCAGACGTGGCTGGCCGGCCTCGGCGATGCCACGGGCACCTACCGCGGCCTGGTCGAACTGACCGCCGACGCGCTGAGCGACGAATCGTCCCGGTTGTACGCGTCGTGCCACGCGATGCGCGACGCCGGTTCCCAGCTGGTGGAACGCGCGAAGGAAGCGGGCGAGCTCCGCGCCGACGTCACCACGCACGAGCTCCTTCTGTTGCTGCACGCGGCATCCTGGGCGGGCGGGCACCTGCCCGGCGAAGGGGGCATGCAGCGCCTGCTGGCTCTTGTTTTCGAAGGATTACGAGCGAGTTAA
- the serA gene encoding phosphoglycerate dehydrogenase, whose protein sequence is MSKPSKPVVLIAEKLAPSVLSVFGDEVEVRHVDGTDRSALLEAVKSADALLVRSATKVDAEVFGATTQLKVVARAGVGLDNVEVPAATERGVLVVNAPTSNIVSAAEHAVALLLSVARRVPAADQSLRGGEWKRSSFSGVELQGKTIGVVGLGKIGQLFAQRLAAFDTKLIAYDPYVSAARAAQLGIELVTLDELLTRADAISIHLPKTPETKGLIDAEALKKTKPGVIIVNAARGGLIVEEDLAEALRSGHVGGAGVDVFVTEPTTSSPLFNLENVVVTPHLGASTAEAQDRAGTDVAKSVLLALRGDFVPDAVNVSGGGAVGEHVRPYLSLTQKLGTLLTALNPKAPTSVTVQVKGEISSEDTAVLQLAALRGVFTGVVEDQVTFVNAPQLAEKLGVQVELTTEPESPKFRSLVTVRAVHSDGQALTVSGSVTGKDEVEKLVEVNGRGFDLRAEGTVLLVEYPDRPGVMGRVGTLLGEAGINIEAAQISQTTDGSDAVMLLRVDRHIDAHLLEPIGAAVGAHTIRAVDFN, encoded by the coding sequence GTGAGCAAGCCCAGCAAGCCCGTCGTCCTCATCGCGGAAAAGCTCGCGCCTTCCGTGCTGAGTGTGTTCGGTGACGAGGTGGAGGTCCGGCACGTCGACGGCACGGACCGGTCCGCGCTGCTCGAGGCGGTGAAGAGCGCCGACGCGCTCCTGGTCCGCTCCGCCACCAAGGTCGACGCCGAGGTCTTCGGCGCCACCACGCAGCTGAAGGTCGTCGCCCGGGCCGGCGTCGGCCTGGACAACGTCGAGGTGCCCGCGGCCACCGAGCGCGGCGTCCTCGTGGTCAACGCCCCGACGTCCAACATCGTCTCCGCCGCCGAGCACGCCGTCGCCCTGCTGCTGTCGGTCGCGCGGCGCGTGCCGGCCGCCGACCAGAGCCTCCGCGGCGGCGAGTGGAAGCGCAGCTCGTTCTCCGGCGTCGAGCTGCAGGGCAAGACCATCGGTGTGGTCGGCCTCGGCAAGATCGGGCAGCTGTTCGCCCAGCGTCTGGCCGCCTTCGACACGAAGCTGATCGCCTACGACCCCTACGTCTCGGCCGCGCGCGCCGCGCAGCTGGGCATCGAGCTCGTCACCCTCGACGAGCTGCTGACCCGCGCCGACGCCATCTCCATCCACCTGCCGAAGACGCCGGAGACCAAGGGCCTCATCGACGCCGAGGCACTGAAGAAGACCAAGCCGGGCGTCATCATCGTCAACGCCGCCCGCGGCGGGCTGATCGTCGAGGAGGACCTCGCCGAGGCGCTGCGCTCGGGCCACGTCGGCGGCGCCGGCGTCGACGTCTTCGTCACCGAGCCGACCACGTCCAGCCCGCTGTTCAACCTGGAGAACGTCGTCGTGACCCCGCACCTGGGCGCCTCGACGGCGGAGGCGCAGGACCGCGCGGGCACCGACGTCGCGAAGTCGGTGCTGCTGGCGCTGCGCGGCGACTTCGTGCCGGACGCGGTGAACGTCTCCGGCGGCGGCGCGGTCGGCGAGCACGTCCGCCCGTACCTGTCGCTGACCCAGAAGCTCGGCACGCTGCTGACCGCGCTCAACCCGAAGGCGCCGACGTCGGTGACCGTGCAGGTCAAGGGCGAGATCTCCAGCGAGGACACCGCCGTGCTGCAGCTGGCGGCGCTGCGCGGCGTCTTCACCGGCGTGGTCGAGGACCAGGTCACGTTCGTCAACGCGCCGCAGCTGGCGGAGAAGCTGGGCGTGCAGGTCGAGCTGACGACCGAGCCGGAGAGCCCGAAGTTCCGCAGCCTGGTCACGGTCCGCGCGGTGCACTCGGACGGGCAGGCGCTGACCGTGTCCGGTTCGGTCACCGGCAAGGACGAGGTCGAGAAGCTGGTCGAGGTCAACGGCCGCGGCTTCGACCTGCGCGCCGAGGGCACGGTCCTGCTGGTCGAGTACCCGGACCGGCCGGGCGTCATGGGCCGCGTCGGCACGCTGCTCGGCGAGGCGGGCATCAACATCGAGGCCGCGCAGATCAGCCAGACCACCGACGGCTCCGACGCGGTCATGCTGCTGCGCGTCGACCGCCACATCGACGCGCACCTGCTGGAGCCGATCGGCGCCGCGGTGGGCGCGCACACGATCCGCGCCGTCGACTTCAACTGA
- a CDS encoding S8 family serine peptidase, with protein sequence MSRSRLPARVTTAFFAVVLAAALGAPVASAADAPLADGVAPAKIDDAQLQGKLSPRLGAAQGRVTAFVELAKKPAVDAFTAAQPQGKDQAKRAAKAAKADTAAAVESVVGQLRAGNAQPQVVTQTANAVPGVVVTADAAKLREVAKRADVVAVRTVVPKTRTNASAEQLTNTLAAWQQTGKFGDGVRVGVIDDGIDYTHADFGGPGTQAAYKSVDSTKPTPLFPSAKVVGGTDLVGNDYDAATAGKTTPKPDPNPLACGEHGTHVAGTIGGFGVTADGKTFKGDYKKLDAKKVDAMQIGPGTAPKSLLYAIKVFGCAGSTNVTSQALDWALDPDGDGDFTDHLDVVNLSLGSDFGAPDDPDSLFVRKLAANNVLPVISAGNGGDINDIAGSPGNTPEALTVASTRDAGILRDAAEAKAPATAAGQKTGQYSQNYTGYDTLDLTAPVVALSAANNAGCAPYSAEDKAKAAGKFVWLEWDDNDSTRACGSAARANNAQAAGAKGALLSSTLEHFSAGIAGNAAIPMFQFTGSATKTLRAALTAGTLQIRLYGTGRASIQTYDKTIVDTPSSFTSRGTRGPAVKPDVAAPGDTITSAFRGSGNGRTVLSGTSMAAPHTAGITALVRQSHPDWSVEEVKASVIDTAGHDVSDGAGHTYAPQRVGSGRIDAKAALDNQVLAYVQDDPGAVSVSFGTVEASGPVTLSKTIKLVNKGVTPAEYTVAYQAVNALPGVEYTVDKPTVKLTPRGTAKVKVTLKITDPKALRKVMDPTMQATQAGLARQFVADASGRVAFTPTSGAKVPLRVSVYAAPKPVSTISTPQSVKFGPDATQAVLNLTGKGVDQGAGAQRYRSLISVLELQAESPQLPECDADVVTDCTLNKTAKGGDLRYIGAASTAPLAKAQGEPENAILAFGLSTWGDWANIGSNTSPFVDIDTTGDGQPDFETYVTKATSTDVLLAVTVALTAGFPTVDVQAVNGQLGDVDTNVFDTNVVTLPVSLAALGIDANADSHRISYTVGTSGFYVAPGTTNGLIDYVGTPLSFDALAPGYSVQGGGDAALGYVAKPGTALVVTRNAASAAADNALGLLAIEHHNAAGNRANVVKVDAAPGGQAAHGRQPIGVGRR encoded by the coding sequence ATGAGCAGATCCCGCTTACCCGCTCGCGTCACGACGGCGTTCTTCGCCGTCGTGCTGGCGGCCGCGCTGGGGGCGCCGGTGGCGAGTGCAGCGGACGCTCCGCTCGCCGACGGTGTCGCACCGGCGAAGATCGACGACGCTCAGCTCCAAGGCAAGCTTTCGCCGCGCCTGGGCGCCGCGCAGGGCCGCGTCACCGCGTTCGTCGAGCTGGCCAAGAAGCCCGCCGTCGACGCGTTCACCGCCGCGCAGCCGCAGGGCAAGGACCAGGCCAAGCGGGCCGCCAAGGCTGCCAAGGCCGACACCGCCGCCGCGGTCGAGTCCGTGGTCGGCCAGCTGCGCGCGGGCAACGCCCAGCCGCAGGTCGTCACCCAGACCGCCAACGCCGTCCCCGGCGTGGTGGTCACCGCCGACGCCGCCAAGCTGCGCGAGGTCGCGAAGCGGGCGGACGTCGTCGCGGTCCGCACGGTCGTGCCGAAGACCCGCACGAACGCCAGCGCCGAGCAGCTGACCAACACCCTCGCGGCGTGGCAGCAGACCGGCAAGTTCGGCGACGGCGTCCGCGTCGGCGTGATCGACGACGGCATCGACTACACCCACGCCGACTTCGGCGGCCCGGGCACGCAGGCCGCGTACAAGAGCGTCGATTCCACCAAGCCGACCCCGCTGTTCCCCAGCGCCAAGGTCGTCGGCGGCACGGACCTCGTCGGCAACGACTACGACGCCGCCACGGCGGGCAAGACCACCCCGAAGCCGGACCCGAACCCGCTGGCCTGCGGTGAGCACGGCACGCACGTCGCCGGCACCATCGGCGGCTTCGGCGTCACCGCCGACGGCAAGACCTTCAAGGGCGACTACAAGAAGCTGGACGCCAAGAAGGTCGACGCGATGCAGATCGGCCCGGGCACGGCGCCGAAGTCGCTCCTCTACGCCATCAAGGTGTTCGGCTGCGCGGGCTCGACGAACGTCACCTCGCAGGCGCTGGACTGGGCGCTCGACCCGGACGGCGACGGCGACTTCACCGACCACCTCGACGTCGTCAACCTGTCGCTGGGCTCCGACTTCGGCGCCCCGGACGACCCGGACTCGCTGTTCGTGCGCAAGCTCGCCGCGAACAACGTGCTCCCGGTGATCTCGGCGGGCAACGGCGGCGACATCAACGACATCGCCGGTTCGCCGGGCAACACCCCGGAGGCGCTCACCGTCGCCAGCACGCGCGACGCGGGCATCCTGCGCGACGCCGCCGAGGCGAAGGCGCCGGCGACCGCCGCGGGCCAGAAGACCGGGCAGTACAGCCAGAACTACACCGGCTACGACACGCTGGACCTGACGGCGCCGGTCGTCGCGTTGTCCGCGGCGAACAACGCGGGCTGCGCGCCGTACTCCGCCGAGGACAAGGCGAAGGCAGCCGGCAAGTTCGTCTGGCTGGAGTGGGACGACAACGACTCGACCCGCGCCTGCGGTTCGGCGGCGCGCGCCAACAACGCGCAGGCGGCCGGGGCGAAGGGCGCGCTGCTGTCGTCCACTTTGGAGCACTTCAGCGCGGGCATCGCGGGCAACGCGGCGATCCCGATGTTCCAGTTCACCGGCTCCGCGACCAAGACGCTGCGCGCGGCGCTGACCGCGGGCACCCTGCAGATCCGGCTCTACGGCACCGGCCGCGCCTCGATCCAGACCTACGACAAGACGATCGTGGACACCCCGAGCTCGTTCACCTCGCGCGGCACCCGCGGCCCGGCCGTCAAGCCGGACGTCGCCGCGCCGGGTGACACGATCACCTCGGCGTTCCGCGGCAGCGGCAACGGCCGGACCGTGCTCTCGGGCACCTCGATGGCCGCCCCGCACACCGCGGGCATCACCGCGCTGGTCCGCCAGTCCCACCCGGACTGGTCGGTCGAGGAGGTCAAGGCGTCGGTCATCGACACCGCCGGCCACGACGTCTCCGACGGCGCCGGCCACACCTACGCGCCGCAGCGCGTCGGCAGCGGCCGGATCGACGCCAAGGCGGCGCTGGACAACCAGGTGCTCGCCTACGTCCAGGACGACCCGGGCGCGGTCAGCGTCAGCTTCGGCACGGTCGAAGCGTCCGGGCCGGTGACGCTGTCGAAGACGATCAAGCTCGTCAACAAGGGCGTCACGCCCGCCGAGTACACCGTCGCCTACCAGGCGGTCAACGCGCTGCCGGGTGTCGAGTACACAGTGGACAAGCCGACGGTGAAGCTGACCCCGCGCGGCACCGCCAAGGTCAAGGTGACGCTGAAGATCACCGACCCGAAGGCGCTGCGCAAGGTCATGGACCCGACCATGCAGGCCACCCAGGCCGGCCTGGCCCGCCAGTTCGTCGCGGACGCCTCCGGCCGCGTCGCCTTCACGCCCACCAGCGGCGCCAAGGTGCCGCTGCGGGTTTCGGTCTACGCCGCGCCGAAGCCGGTGTCGACGATTTCGACGCCGCAATCGGTCAAGTTCGGGCCGGACGCGACCCAGGCCGTGCTGAACCTGACCGGCAAGGGCGTCGACCAGGGTGCCGGCGCGCAGCGGTACCGCTCGCTGATCAGCGTGCTCGAGCTGCAGGCGGAGTCCCCGCAGCTGCCCGAGTGCGACGCGGACGTGGTCACCGACTGCACGCTGAACAAGACGGCCAAGGGCGGCGACCTCCGCTACATCGGCGCGGCTTCGACCGCTCCGCTGGCGAAGGCCCAGGGCGAGCCGGAGAACGCGATCCTCGCGTTCGGCCTTTCCACGTGGGGCGACTGGGCGAACATCGGCAGCAACACCTCGCCGTTCGTCGACATCGACACCACCGGGGACGGGCAGCCGGACTTCGAGACCTACGTGACCAAGGCGACGTCCACGGACGTGCTGCTGGCCGTCACGGTCGCGCTGACCGCGGGCTTCCCGACGGTCGACGTCCAGGCGGTCAACGGCCAGCTCGGCGACGTCGACACCAACGTGTTCGACACGAACGTCGTCACGCTGCCGGTTTCCCTGGCGGCGCTGGGCATCGACGCGAACGCCGACAGCCACCGCATTTCCTACACGGTGGGCACCAGCGGCTTCTACGTCGCGCCGGGCACGACGAACGGGCTGATCGACTACGTCGGGACGCCGCTTTCGTTCGACGCGCTCGCCCCGGGCTACTCCGTCCAGGGCGGCGGCGACGCCGCGCTGGGCTACGTCGCGAAGCCGGGCACGGCGCTGGTCGTCACCCGGAACGCGGCTTCGGCCGCGGCGGACAACGCGCTCGGGCTGCTCGCCATCGAGCACCACAACGCCGCGGGGAACCGGGCGAACGTGGTCAAGGTGGACGCCGCGCCGGGCGGCCAGGCGGCGCACGGCCGTCAGCCGATCGGGGTGGGTCGCCGCTAG
- a CDS encoding 3-isopropylmalate dehydrogenase, translated as MRLAVIPGDGIGPEVVSEALKVLGEVVPTAEITNYDLGAARWHSTGELLPESVLGELRQHDAILLGAVGDPTVPSGILERGLLLRLRFEMDHHVNLRPARLYPGVRGPLADAGDVDMVVVREGTEGPYAGTGGLLRKDTEHEIATEVSVNTAFGIRRVVADAFNRAEARPRKHLTLVHKTNVLEYAGSLWSRIVEEVSLEHPEVTVAYSHVDAATIHLVTDPSRFDVIVTDNLFGDIITDLAAAVTGGIGLAASGNLDITRRNPSMFEPVHGSAPDIAGQGLADPTAAVLSVSLLLDHLGQKEAARRIEASVAFDLATRDQSSPGATQAIGDRLAALVSSNVRTAG; from the coding sequence ATGCGGCTCGCGGTGATCCCAGGTGACGGGATCGGGCCCGAGGTGGTCTCCGAGGCGCTGAAGGTGCTCGGCGAAGTAGTACCGACGGCGGAGATCACGAACTACGACCTCGGCGCGGCCCGGTGGCACTCGACCGGCGAGCTGCTCCCGGAGTCGGTCCTGGGCGAGCTCCGCCAGCACGACGCGATCCTGCTGGGCGCGGTCGGCGACCCGACGGTGCCGAGCGGCATCCTCGAGCGCGGCCTCCTGCTGCGCCTGCGGTTCGAGATGGACCACCACGTCAACCTGCGCCCGGCGCGGCTGTACCCGGGCGTCCGTGGCCCGCTGGCCGACGCGGGCGACGTGGACATGGTGGTCGTGCGCGAAGGCACCGAAGGCCCGTACGCGGGTACTGGCGGCCTGCTGCGCAAGGACACGGAGCACGAGATCGCGACGGAGGTCAGCGTCAACACGGCGTTCGGCATCCGCCGCGTGGTCGCGGACGCGTTCAACCGCGCCGAGGCCCGGCCCCGCAAGCACCTGACGCTGGTGCACAAGACCAACGTGCTCGAGTACGCGGGTTCGCTGTGGTCGCGCATCGTCGAAGAGGTCTCGCTGGAGCACCCGGAGGTGACGGTCGCCTACTCGCACGTGGACGCGGCGACCATCCACCTGGTCACCGACCCGTCCCGGTTCGACGTGATCGTCACGGACAACCTGTTCGGCGACATCATCACGGACCTGGCGGCCGCGGTGACCGGCGGCATCGGCCTGGCGGCGAGCGGCAACCTCGACATCACGCGCCGGAACCCGAGCATGTTCGAGCCGGTGCACGGTTCGGCGCCGGACATCGCGGGACAGGGCCTGGCGGACCCGACGGCGGCGGTGCTGTCGGTTTCGCTGCTGCTGGACCACCTGGGCCAGAAGGAAGCCGCACGGCGGATCGAGGCGTCGGTGGCGTTCGACCTGGCGACGCGGGACCAGTCTTCGCCGGGGGCCACGCAGGCCATCGGTGACCGGCTGGCGGCGCTGGTTTCGTCGAACGTGCGGACGGCCGGCTGA